In a single window of the Pseudomonas entomophila genome:
- the tcdA gene encoding tRNA cyclic N6-threonylcarbamoyladenosine(37) synthase TcdA yields MSTEDPRFAGVARLYGDEGLQRLRQAHVAIVGIGGVGSWAAEAMARSGVGEITLFDLDDVCVSNTNRQAHALEGQVGRPKVEAMAERLRAINPACTVHAVADFVTRDTMVEYITENLDCVIDCIDSVMAKAALIAWCRRRKIAIVTTGGAGGQIDPTQIQIGDLNKTFNDPLASRVRSTLRRDYNFSRNTSRNYGVPCVFSSEQLRYPKGDGSVCLQKSFVGEGVRLDCAGGFGAVMMVTATFGMVAASKAVEKLVAGARRPSERAKAD; encoded by the coding sequence ATGAGTACTGAAGATCCACGCTTCGCCGGCGTTGCCCGGCTGTACGGTGACGAGGGCCTGCAACGCCTGCGCCAGGCCCATGTGGCCATCGTCGGTATCGGCGGGGTTGGCTCGTGGGCGGCGGAAGCCATGGCCCGCAGTGGCGTGGGCGAAATCACCCTGTTCGACCTCGATGATGTGTGCGTCAGCAACACCAACCGCCAGGCCCATGCCCTGGAAGGGCAGGTCGGGCGGCCCAAGGTCGAAGCCATGGCCGAGCGGCTGAGGGCGATCAACCCCGCGTGCACGGTGCATGCGGTGGCCGATTTCGTCACCCGCGACACCATGGTCGAGTACATCACCGAAAACCTTGACTGTGTGATCGACTGCATCGACAGCGTGATGGCCAAGGCCGCGCTGATCGCCTGGTGCCGCCGACGCAAGATCGCCATTGTCACCACCGGAGGTGCGGGTGGGCAGATCGACCCGACCCAGATCCAGATCGGCGATCTCAACAAGACCTTCAACGACCCGCTGGCCTCGCGGGTGCGCTCGACCCTGCGCCGCGACTACAACTTCTCGCGCAATACCAGCCGTAACTATGGCGTGCCGTGCGTGTTCTCCAGCGAGCAGCTGCGTTATCCCAAGGGGGATGGCAGTGTCTGCCTGCAGAAGAGTTTCGTGGGCGAGGGCGTGCGGTTGGACTGCGCGGGCGGGTTTGGTGCGGTGATGATGGTGACGGCGACCTTCGGCATGGTGGCCGCGAGCAAGGCAGTGGAGAAGCTTGTGGCGGGCGCACGGCGGCCGTCGGAGCGGGCCAAGGCTGATTGA
- a CDS encoding ArsC family reductase codes for MAYTLYGIKACDTMKKARTWLEDKAIGFEFHDYKTQGIDRDSLNRWCTEHGWEVVLNRAGTTFRKLDDASKADLDQAKAVELMLAQPSMIKRPVLDLGNRTLVGFKPDLYAAALA; via the coding sequence ATGGCTTACACTCTCTACGGCATCAAAGCCTGCGACACCATGAAAAAAGCCCGCACCTGGCTTGAAGACAAGGCCATCGGCTTCGAATTCCACGATTACAAGACCCAGGGCATCGACCGCGACAGCCTGAATCGCTGGTGCACCGAGCACGGCTGGGAAGTCGTACTGAACCGCGCCGGCACCACCTTCCGCAAGCTGGACGACGCCAGCAAGGCTGATCTCGACCAAGCGAAGGCCGTCGAGCTGATGCTCGCCCAGCCGTCGATGATCAAACGCCCGGTACTGGACCTCGGCAACCGCACGCTCGTCGGCTTCAAGCCCGACCTGTACGCCGCGGCGCTGGCCTGA
- a CDS encoding M12 family metallopeptidase: MPQLIFSHRLKPADPHLAEQMALLENPGNAARRFGGRQKRALAITGKLWRPGRVLEVSFLGNPDDTLKSEIFRTASNWLLRSGANLALALSQDNDPQAQIRVRTGRALPRNESCAGTDALAMPAETMNLNVEPGDAAFEHVVLHEFGHALGAEHEHQHPDASIPWNVEAVVHAAVTEQGWTRQQVMDEMIARRTDIGLVKTQYDPGSVMHYPVPQAFTYGDWEIGLNSRLSEKDLAFMRLAYPYPNNASQAAT; encoded by the coding sequence ATGCCTCAACTGATCTTTTCCCACCGTCTGAAGCCTGCCGACCCACATCTCGCCGAGCAGATGGCACTACTGGAGAACCCTGGCAACGCAGCCAGGCGCTTCGGCGGCCGACAAAAACGTGCCCTGGCCATCACCGGCAAACTTTGGCGCCCTGGCCGTGTGCTGGAGGTGTCGTTCCTCGGCAACCCCGATGACACCCTGAAGTCGGAAATCTTCAGGACTGCTTCGAACTGGTTGTTGCGCTCGGGCGCCAACCTGGCACTGGCCCTGAGCCAGGACAATGACCCGCAGGCACAGATCAGGGTGCGCACCGGCAGGGCGCTGCCACGCAATGAGTCCTGCGCCGGGACCGACGCACTGGCCATGCCCGCCGAGACCATGAACCTCAACGTCGAGCCCGGTGATGCCGCCTTCGAGCACGTTGTCCTGCACGAATTCGGCCATGCCCTAGGGGCTGAGCACGAACACCAGCACCCCGATGCCAGCATTCCATGGAACGTGGAGGCAGTTGTGCACGCGGCCGTTACGGAGCAAGGCTGGACACGCCAGCAGGTGATGGACGAAATGATCGCCAGGCGCACTGACATCGGCCTGGTGAAGACCCAGTACGACCCTGGCTCGGTCATGCATTACCCGGTTCCCCAAGCGTTCACTTACGGTGACTGGGAAATTGGGCTGAACAGCCGCTTGAGTGAAAAGGATCTGGCCTTCATGCGCCTGGCCTACCCTTACCCGAACAACGCCTCCCAGGCAGCTACCTGA
- a CDS encoding SufE family protein, whose product MSLSVEAGQALESFEQARGWEQRARLLMQWGDRLEPLDDSEKVDANRVHGCESLVWLVAMHENGQWRFKAGSDARLLRGLLALLLSRVQGMDSAQLTELDIAGWFAQLGLERQLSPSRSNGLHAVLQRMADLATRSPTP is encoded by the coding sequence ATGAGTCTTTCGGTCGAGGCCGGCCAGGCGCTGGAAAGCTTCGAGCAGGCGCGGGGCTGGGAGCAGCGGGCACGGCTGCTGATGCAGTGGGGGGATCGGCTGGAGCCGCTGGACGACAGCGAAAAGGTCGATGCCAACCGAGTACATGGCTGCGAAAGCCTGGTTTGGCTTGTGGCAATGCACGAAAACGGCCAGTGGCGGTTCAAGGCCGGCAGTGACGCACGACTGCTGCGAGGGTTGCTGGCGTTGTTGCTGTCACGGGTTCAAGGAATGGACAGCGCACAGCTGACGGAGCTGGATATTGCTGGCTGGTTTGCCCAATTGGGGCTGGAGCGGCAACTTTCACCGTCGCGCAGCAATGGGCTGCATGCCGTATTGCAGCGCATGGCCGACCTGGCGACACGCAGCCCGACCCCATGA
- a CDS encoding cysteine desulfurase, whose translation MFQPSPWRADFPAIAALQRQHQTYLDSAATTQKPQALLDALNHYYGHGAANVHRAQHLPGALATQAFEGTREKVAAWLNVADTRQIIFTHGATSALNLLAYGLEHRFEAGDEIAVSALEHHANLLPWQQLAHRRNLRLVVLPVTDQGYVDLEQALQLIGPRTRLLAISQLSNVLGTWQPLAPLLAHARAQGALSVVDGAQGVVHGRHDMQQLDCDFYVFSSHKLYGPDGVGVLYGRQQALELLRHWQFGGEMVQLADYQGASFRPAPLGFEAGTPPIAGVIGLGATLDYLASLDANAVAAHEASLHQHLLRGLADRDGIQVLGSPQAALASFVVEGVHNADIAHLLTEQGIAVRAGHHCAMPLLRSLGLDGAIRVSLGLYSDSDDLQRFFEALDQGLELLR comes from the coding sequence ATGTTCCAGCCCTCCCCCTGGCGTGCCGACTTCCCCGCCATCGCCGCCCTGCAACGGCAGCACCAGACCTACCTGGACAGTGCCGCCACCACGCAGAAGCCCCAGGCCCTGCTCGATGCACTGAACCATTACTACGGTCATGGCGCTGCCAACGTGCATCGCGCGCAGCACTTGCCGGGTGCCCTGGCCACCCAGGCGTTCGAAGGCACTCGCGAGAAGGTTGCCGCCTGGCTCAATGTAGCGGACACGCGGCAGATCATCTTCACCCACGGCGCCACCTCGGCCTTGAACCTGCTGGCTTATGGCCTGGAGCATCGCTTCGAGGCGGGTGACGAGATTGCCGTCAGTGCGCTGGAACACCACGCCAACCTGCTGCCCTGGCAACAACTGGCGCATCGGCGCAACCTGCGCCTGGTTGTTCTGCCGGTGACCGACCAAGGATACGTCGACCTGGAGCAAGCCCTGCAACTGATCGGTCCCCGTACCCGACTGCTTGCGATCAGCCAGCTGTCCAACGTACTGGGCACCTGGCAACCACTGGCACCGCTTCTGGCACATGCCCGCGCCCAGGGCGCATTGAGCGTCGTCGATGGCGCCCAGGGTGTGGTCCATGGTCGCCATGATATGCAGCAGCTGGATTGCGATTTCTACGTATTCTCCAGCCACAAGCTCTATGGCCCGGACGGTGTCGGCGTGCTGTACGGCCGCCAACAGGCGCTGGAGCTGCTACGCCATTGGCAGTTCGGCGGGGAAATGGTCCAGTTGGCAGACTACCAGGGCGCCAGCTTCCGCCCGGCGCCGTTGGGCTTCGAGGCAGGTACACCGCCTATCGCCGGCGTCATCGGCCTGGGCGCCACCTTGGATTACCTGGCCAGTCTCGACGCCAATGCGGTTGCCGCCCATGAAGCCAGCCTGCATCAACATCTGTTGCGAGGGTTGGCCGACCGTGACGGTATTCAGGTACTTGGCTCCCCCCAGGCAGCTCTGGCCAGCTTTGTCGTCGAGGGCGTGCACAATGCCGACATCGCCCACTTGCTGACCGAACAAGGGATCGCCGTGCGCGCCGGGCATCACTGCGCCATGCCATTGCTCAGAAGCCTGGGGCTGGACGGGGCCATTCGTGTGTCGCTCGGGCTGTACAGCGACAGCGACGATCTGCAGCGTTTCTTCGAGGCGCTCGACCAGGGCCTGGAGCTGCTGCGATGA
- a CDS encoding Na+/H+ antiporter, protein MQSAYTVLILLMLVSVSKLVGRVLPLPLPLVQIGAGALLAWPTLGLHVALDPELFLFLFLPPLLFADGWRMPKRELWRIRGPVVALAVGLVLFTVVGAGYFIHWLLPAIPLPVAFALAAVLSPTDAVAVSAITQDRLPTPLMHMLQGEALMNDASGLVTFKFALVAAITGVFSLAEASLAFVLVALGGLAVGVALSWLVGRLRMWMIARGWDDPATHVVFMLLLPFAAYVLAERLGVSGILSAVAAGMMQSWLDLLPRQTSTRLLNRSVWSLLEFAFNGLIFLLLGLQLPDIVKAVVSDEAAVWPTLAWRCLDVVAIFAALVLLRFIWVQSIWRAIGVVRRWRGKPALVLMPTARSCWLLTLGGVRGAVTLAGVMSVPLLMGAGKAFPERDLLIFIAAGVILLSLISAVIALPILLRGVTKSPDERLRQEVQEAWRRTAEAAIHALEAEEVTDAGAPQDAAQATLAIELKARLMAEYRDELDSYNDTAEARALAEQMDLLERRLRLRALRAQRLELYSLHRQHQVGDEVVRQVLGELDMSEANLGQVR, encoded by the coding sequence ATGCAGTCAGCCTATACCGTTCTTATCCTGCTGATGCTGGTGAGCGTTTCGAAACTGGTGGGGCGCGTGCTGCCGCTGCCACTGCCGCTGGTGCAGATCGGCGCCGGTGCCTTGCTGGCCTGGCCGACCCTGGGGCTGCATGTGGCGCTGGACCCAGAGTTGTTCCTGTTCCTGTTCCTGCCGCCACTGCTGTTCGCCGATGGCTGGCGCATGCCCAAGCGTGAGCTGTGGCGCATCCGCGGGCCGGTAGTGGCATTGGCGGTGGGGTTGGTGCTGTTCACCGTGGTCGGGGCCGGTTACTTCATTCATTGGCTGCTGCCAGCCATTCCGTTGCCGGTGGCTTTTGCGCTGGCGGCGGTGCTTTCGCCCACCGATGCCGTGGCCGTGTCGGCCATTACCCAGGACCGTCTGCCCACGCCGTTGATGCACATGCTGCAGGGCGAAGCATTGATGAATGACGCTTCAGGCCTGGTGACATTCAAGTTTGCCTTGGTGGCGGCGATTACCGGCGTGTTCTCGTTGGCCGAAGCGAGCCTCGCCTTCGTGCTCGTCGCCCTTGGCGGCTTGGCGGTGGGCGTGGCGCTCAGTTGGTTGGTCGGGCGCCTGCGGATGTGGATGATCGCCCGTGGCTGGGACGACCCGGCGACCCATGTGGTGTTCATGCTGTTGTTACCGTTTGCGGCCTACGTGCTGGCCGAGCGCCTGGGCGTCTCGGGCATCCTCTCGGCTGTGGCTGCCGGCATGATGCAGAGCTGGCTCGACTTGCTGCCGCGCCAGACCAGTACCCGCCTGCTCAACCGCAGCGTCTGGTCGCTGTTGGAGTTCGCCTTCAACGGTTTGATCTTCCTGTTGCTCGGCCTGCAACTGCCGGACATCGTCAAGGCGGTGGTCAGCGACGAGGCCGCAGTCTGGCCGACCCTGGCCTGGCGCTGCCTGGACGTTGTGGCGATCTTCGCCGCGCTGGTGCTGTTGCGTTTCATCTGGGTGCAGAGCATCTGGCGGGCGATCGGCGTGGTGCGCCGCTGGCGCGGCAAGCCCGCGCTGGTTCTGATGCCGACCGCCCGGTCCTGCTGGTTGCTGACCCTGGGTGGCGTACGGGGTGCGGTAACCCTGGCGGGTGTGATGTCGGTGCCTTTGCTGATGGGGGCGGGCAAGGCATTTCCTGAGCGTGATCTGCTGATCTTCATTGCCGCCGGGGTGATCCTGCTGTCGCTGATCAGCGCCGTCATCGCCTTGCCGATCTTGTTGCGCGGCGTCACCAAGAGCCCGGATGAACGGCTGCGCCAGGAGGTCCAGGAAGCCTGGCGGCGCACGGCCGAGGCGGCCATCCACGCCCTCGAGGCTGAGGAAGTGACCGACGCAGGCGCACCACAGGATGCGGCGCAGGCGACCCTGGCCATCGAACTCAAAGCCCGGTTGATGGCCGAGTATCGGGATGAGCTGGACAGCTACAATGACACCGCCGAAGCCCGCGCGCTGGCTGAGCAGATGGACTTGCTGGAGCGTCGCTTGCGCCTGCGAGCGCTGCGGGCCCAGCGCCTGGAGCTGTACAGCCTGCATCGCCAGCATCAGGTGGGCGATGAAGTGGTGCGCCAGGTACTGGGCGAGCTGGACATGAGTGAGGCGAATCTGGGGCAGGTCAGGTAG
- a CDS encoding glycosyltransferase, which yields MSSRKFGLNLVVVLAIAALFTGFWALINRPVSAPAWPEQISGFSYSPFRLGQSPQKGQYPSEDEIRQDLEQLNKLTDNIRIYTVEGTQAEVPRLAEELGLRVTLGIWISNDLERNEREIEKAIGLANTSRSVVRVVVGNEALFREEVTAEQLIGYLDRVRAAVKVPVTTSEQWHIWKEHPELAKHVDLVAAHILPYWEFVPMKDSVQFVLDRARELRKQFPRKPLLLSEVGWPSNGRMRGGADATQADQAIYLRTLVNTLNRRGYNYFVIEAYDQPWKASDEGSVGAYWGVFNAARQQKFNFEGPIVAIPQWRALAVASVVLAMIALTVLLIDGSALRQRGRTFLTFITFLCGSVLVWIAYDYSQQYSTWFSLTVGVLLALGALGVFIVLLTEAHELAEAVWTHKRRREFLPVQGDSAYRPKVSVHVPCYNEPPEMVKQTLDALAALDYPDYEVLVIDNNTKDPAVWEPLKAHCEKLGERFKFFHVAPLAGFKGGALNYLIPHTAKDAEVIAVIDSDYCVDRNWLKHMVPHFADPKIAVVQSPQDYRDQHESAFKKLCYSEYKGFFHIGMVTRNDRDAIIQHGTMTMTRRTVLEELGWAEWCICEDAELGLRVFEKGLSAAYAHNSYGKGLMPDTFIDFKKQRFRWAYGAIQIIKHHAGALLRGKGSELTRGQRYHFLAGWLPWIADGMNIFFTVGALLWSAAMIIVPHRVDPPLMMFAIPPLALFFFKVGKILFLYRRAVGVDLKDAFAAALAGLALSHTIAKAVLYGFFTSSMPFFRTPKNADSHGVLVAISEAREELFIMLMLWGAALGIYLVQGLPSADMRFWVAMLLVQSLPYLAALVMALLSSLPKPAEKAAETQQA from the coding sequence ATGTCATCACGTAAATTCGGTCTCAACCTGGTGGTGGTCCTGGCCATCGCCGCGCTGTTCACCGGGTTCTGGGCACTCATCAACCGCCCGGTGTCCGCCCCTGCCTGGCCGGAGCAGATCTCCGGTTTCTCCTACTCGCCGTTCCGCCTGGGCCAGAGCCCGCAAAAAGGCCAGTACCCCAGCGAGGATGAGATACGTCAGGACCTCGAGCAACTGAACAAGCTGACCGACAACATCCGCATCTACACCGTCGAAGGTACCCAGGCCGAGGTGCCACGCCTGGCCGAAGAGCTTGGCCTGCGCGTCACCCTGGGGATTTGGATCAGCAACGACCTGGAACGCAACGAACGCGAGATCGAAAAAGCCATCGGCCTGGCCAATACCTCCCGCAGCGTCGTGCGGGTAGTGGTGGGTAACGAGGCGTTGTTCCGTGAGGAGGTCACCGCCGAACAGCTTATCGGCTACCTGGACCGCGTCCGCGCGGCAGTCAAGGTGCCAGTGACCACCAGCGAACAGTGGCACATCTGGAAGGAACACCCGGAACTGGCCAAGCACGTCGACCTGGTCGCCGCGCACATCCTGCCGTACTGGGAGTTCGTGCCGATGAAGGATTCGGTGCAGTTCGTCCTCGACCGCGCCCGCGAGCTGCGCAAGCAGTTCCCACGCAAGCCGCTGCTGCTGTCCGAAGTCGGCTGGCCCAGCAACGGCCGCATGCGCGGTGGCGCCGACGCTACCCAGGCCGACCAGGCCATCTACCTGCGCACCCTGGTCAACACGTTGAACCGCCGGGGTTACAACTACTTCGTCATCGAAGCCTACGACCAGCCCTGGAAAGCCAGCGACGAAGGCTCGGTGGGCGCCTATTGGGGCGTTTTCAACGCCGCGCGCCAACAGAAGTTCAACTTCGAAGGCCCGATCGTGGCGATCCCGCAGTGGCGGGCCCTGGCGGTGGCCTCAGTGGTGCTGGCGATGATCGCCCTGACCGTGCTGCTGATCGATGGCTCGGCCCTGCGCCAGCGCGGTCGCACGTTCCTGACCTTCATCACCTTCCTGTGTGGTTCGGTGCTGGTATGGATCGCCTACGACTACAGCCAGCAGTACAGCACCTGGTTCAGCCTGACGGTCGGGGTGTTGCTGGCGCTGGGCGCCCTCGGGGTGTTCATCGTGCTCCTGACCGAAGCCCATGAGCTGGCCGAAGCGGTGTGGACACACAAGCGACGAAGGGAATTCCTGCCGGTGCAGGGCGACAGTGCCTATCGCCCCAAAGTCTCGGTGCATGTGCCGTGCTACAACGAACCACCGGAGATGGTGAAACAGACCCTGGACGCACTTGCCGCGCTTGACTACCCGGACTACGAAGTACTGGTGATCGACAACAACACCAAGGACCCGGCCGTGTGGGAGCCGCTCAAGGCCCACTGCGAGAAACTCGGCGAGCGCTTCAAGTTCTTCCATGTCGCGCCCCTGGCCGGTTTCAAGGGCGGCGCGCTGAACTACCTGATCCCGCACACCGCGAAAGATGCCGAAGTGATCGCGGTGATCGACTCGGACTACTGCGTCGACCGCAACTGGCTCAAGCACATGGTGCCGCACTTCGCCGACCCGAAGATCGCCGTGGTGCAGTCACCGCAGGATTACCGCGACCAGCACGAAAGCGCTTTCAAGAAGCTGTGCTACAGCGAGTACAAAGGCTTCTTCCATATCGGCATGGTCACCCGCAACGACCGTGACGCGATCATCCAGCACGGCACCATGACCATGACCCGGCGTACCGTGCTCGAAGAGCTGGGCTGGGCCGAGTGGTGCATCTGCGAGGACGCCGAGCTGGGCTTGCGGGTATTCGAGAAGGGCCTCTCGGCCGCCTATGCCCACAACAGCTACGGCAAGGGCCTGATGCCCGACACCTTCATCGACTTCAAGAAGCAGCGCTTCCGCTGGGCCTATGGCGCCATCCAGATTATCAAGCACCATGCCGGCGCCCTGCTGCGCGGCAAGGGCAGCGAACTGACCCGCGGCCAGCGCTACCACTTCCTGGCGGGCTGGCTGCCGTGGATCGCCGACGGCATGAACATCTTCTTCACCGTGGGGGCGCTGCTGTGGTCGGCGGCGATGATCATCGTGCCGCACCGGGTCGACCCACCGCTGATGATGTTCGCCATCCCACCCCTGGCGCTGTTCTTCTTCAAGGTGGGCAAGATCCTGTTCCTCTACCGCCGCGCGGTGGGGGTGGACCTGAAGGATGCCTTCGCCGCGGCGCTGGCGGGGCTGGCGCTGTCGCACACCATCGCCAAGGCGGTGTTGTATGGGTTCTTCACCAGCAGCATGCCGTTCTTCCGCACCCCGAAGAATGCCGACAGCCATGGTGTGCTGGTGGCGATCTCCGAGGCCCGCGAAGAGCTGTTCATCATGTTGATGCTGTGGGGCGCGGCGCTGGGGATCTACCTGGTGCAGGGGCTGCCGAGCGCGGACATGCGCTTCTGGGTGGCGATGCTGCTGGTGCAGTCGTTGCCGTACCTGGCAGCGTTGGTGATGGCATTGCTGTCGTCGTTGCCCAAGCCCGCCGAGAAGGCCGCCGAAACGCAACAGGCTTGA
- the dapD gene encoding 2,3,4,5-tetrahydropyridine-2,6-dicarboxylate N-succinyltransferase, translating to MSHSLFSLAFGVGTLNRQGAWLEVFYAQPVLKPSAELVTAIAPILGYEGGNQAIAFTTAQAAQLAEALKGIDSAQAALLTRLAESHKPLVATLLAEDGALASTPEAYLKLHLLSHRLVKPHGVSLAGIFPLLPNVAWTNQGAIDLAELAELQLEARLKGELLEVFSVDKFPKMTDYVVPAGVRIADTARVRLGAYIGEGTTIMHEGFVNFNAGTEGPGMIEGRVSAGVFVGKGSDLGGGCSTMGTLSGGGNIVIKVGEGCLIGANAGIGIPLGDRNTVEAGLYITAGTKVNLLDENNQLVKVVKARDLAGQTDLLFRRNSLNGAVECKTHKSAIELNEALHAHN from the coding sequence ATGTCTCATTCCCTGTTCAGCCTGGCCTTCGGTGTTGGCACCCTGAACCGCCAGGGCGCCTGGCTGGAAGTCTTCTACGCACAGCCGGTGCTCAAGCCGTCCGCCGAGCTGGTCACCGCCATCGCGCCGATCCTCGGTTACGAAGGTGGCAACCAGGCCATCGCCTTTACCACCGCCCAGGCCGCACAGCTGGCCGAAGCGCTCAAGGGTATCGATAGCGCTCAAGCCGCCTTGCTGACTCGCTTGGCCGAAAGCCACAAGCCGCTGGTCGCCACTCTTCTGGCCGAAGACGGCGCCCTGGCCTCCACCCCCGAGGCCTACCTCAAGTTGCACCTGCTGTCGCACCGCCTGGTCAAACCGCACGGCGTCTCGCTGGCCGGCATCTTCCCGCTGCTGCCCAACGTCGCCTGGACCAACCAGGGCGCTATCGACCTGGCCGAACTGGCCGAGCTGCAACTGGAAGCACGCCTGAAAGGCGAGCTGCTGGAAGTGTTCTCGGTGGACAAATTCCCGAAGATGACCGACTACGTGGTGCCAGCCGGCGTGCGTATCGCCGACACCGCCCGCGTGCGCCTGGGCGCCTACATCGGCGAAGGCACCACCATCATGCACGAAGGCTTCGTCAACTTTAACGCCGGCACCGAAGGCCCAGGCATGATCGAAGGCCGCGTCTCCGCAGGCGTATTCGTCGGCAAAGGCTCGGACTTGGGTGGCGGCTGCTCGACCATGGGCACCCTGTCCGGTGGCGGCAACATCGTCATCAAGGTCGGCGAAGGCTGCCTGATCGGCGCCAATGCCGGTATCGGCATCCCTCTGGGCGACCGCAACACCGTGGAAGCGGGCCTGTACATCACCGCCGGCACCAAGGTGAACCTGCTGGACGAGAACAACCAGCTGGTCAAGGTGGTCAAGGCCCGTGACCTGGCCGGCCAGACCGACCTGCTGTTCCGCCGCAACTCGCTCAACGGCGCGGTGGAGTGCAAGACCCACAAGTCGGCCATCGAGCTGAACGAAGCGCTGCACGCCCACAACTGA
- the dapC gene encoding succinyldiaminopimelate transaminase: MNHALTQLQPYPFEKLRALLGSVKPAADKRAIALSIGEPKHESPAFVAKALADNLDKLAVYPSTLGLPALRQAIGQWCERRFKVPAGWLDADRHILPVNGTREALFAFTQAVVNRADDGLVVSPNPFYQIYEGAALLAGATPHYLPCLESNGFNPDFDAVPADVWKRCQILFLCSPGNPTGALVPMETLKKLIALADEHDFVIASDECYSELYFNEDAPPPGLLTACAELGRSDFKRCVVFHSLSKRSNLPGLRSGFVAGDAEIIKPFLLYRTYHGCAMPVQTQLASIAAWQDEGHVRDNRDQYRAKYDAVLDILQPVLDVQRPDGSFYLWAKVPGNDADFTRDLFEAQHVTVVPGSYLSREVDGVNPGAGRVRMALVAPLTECIEAAERIRAFLSR; the protein is encoded by the coding sequence ATGAACCATGCCTTGACCCAGCTTCAGCCCTACCCGTTCGAGAAACTGCGCGCCCTGCTCGGTAGCGTGAAGCCTGCGGCGGACAAACGCGCCATCGCCCTGTCGATCGGCGAGCCGAAGCACGAATCGCCGGCGTTCGTCGCCAAGGCCTTGGCCGATAACCTCGACAAGCTGGCGGTCTATCCCAGCACCCTCGGCCTGCCAGCCCTGCGCCAGGCCATCGGCCAGTGGTGCGAGCGCCGCTTCAAGGTGCCGGCTGGCTGGCTGGATGCCGACCGCCACATCCTGCCGGTGAACGGCACCCGCGAGGCCCTGTTCGCCTTCACCCAGGCCGTGGTCAACCGCGCGGACGATGGCCTGGTGGTCAGCCCCAACCCGTTCTACCAGATCTACGAAGGCGCGGCCCTGCTGGCCGGCGCCACCCCGCACTACCTGCCCTGCCTGGAAAGCAATGGCTTCAACCCCGACTTCGATGCCGTGCCGGCCGATGTCTGGAAGCGCTGCCAGATCCTGTTCCTGTGCTCACCCGGCAACCCCACCGGCGCGCTGGTGCCGATGGAAACGCTGAAAAAACTGATCGCCCTGGCCGACGAGCACGACTTCGTCATCGCCTCCGATGAGTGCTACAGCGAACTCTACTTCAACGAGGACGCCCCACCACCAGGCCTGCTCACCGCCTGCGCCGAGCTTGGGCGCAGCGACTTCAAGCGCTGCGTGGTGTTCCACAGCCTGTCCAAGCGCTCCAACCTGCCAGGCCTGCGCTCGGGCTTCGTCGCCGGTGACGCCGAGATCATCAAGCCGTTCCTGCTGTACCGCACCTACCACGGCTGCGCCATGCCGGTGCAAACGCAGCTGGCCAGCATCGCCGCCTGGCAGGACGAGGGCCATGTACGCGACAACCGAGACCAGTACCGCGCCAAGTACGATGCGGTGCTCGACATCCTGCAGCCGGTGCTGGACGTGCAGCGCCCCGATGGCAGCTTCTACCTGTGGGCCAAGGTGCCGGGCAACGACGCTGACTTCACCCGCGACCTGTTCGAAGCGCAGCACGTGACCGTGGTACCGGGCTCGTACCTGTCGCGCGAGGTGGATGGCGTCAATCCGGGGGCCGGGCGCGTGCGCATGGCTTTGGTCGCACCGTTGACCGAATGCATCGAGGCGGCCGAGCGAATTCGTGCCTTCCTGAGCCGCTGA